GGAAAAACTAACTTCTGTACGTGTATCAAATGCTAAGCAAAACTCGCACACTGCTTCTCTTTCTACCCTCTCATCcttcttctgtcttcctctCCTGGGAGGAGTTTCATCCTTCACACGTGGCCAACTCAATCATGATTCATCTGAGGAAGGTAACGATGATGACTAAAAGTGTAACTGGTCAGAAAATTTCTAAGAACATTTGCAGAGGGCAGCTGGTAATAGGCATGAAGTCTCACTGGTGAAGAGGTAGAGACCTTACAGAGCATGGCATCTCTTTTTGTTGACAATTCTGCTCCTGCAAAAGAGGGTATTGAAAGATTGGTGACTGAGCTCTGAAGCAGCAGGCCTAAAAGTGGCTGGATTGGGTGTGTTGCTTGCTGTCTCAGCTGGGTGGGCCGGGGCTGTTGAGTTCAGGTCTTACCAGAGAGTGCTCATGTCTAGCTAACGgcccatttctttttctcaaggTACATTTGGGCGGATCAGCGGTCATGGCAGCCTCCCGCTCTCTTACTCCACAGTCAGCGTAGGTAAGAGAACTTGTGCACCCTTTCGGGGACCTCCCTGTATGTTGCCACCGGGGAGGCAATCTGGACCTACAAAGGAAGGATCCTGTTCACTCCTTGCCCTGTTTCATAACCACTGTCTCTTTTAAAGGTCCTATCTGTACCTCAGTGGCAGATGCAGCCATTGTTTACAGTATTCTTGCTGAGCCAGATCCGCTCTATCCATATGGTAGGTGAGCCCCCTCCTTCCCTGAAGCCAAGTGCTCTGCCTTCCTACGGGCATCCTAAATAAATGGAGGAACTCTTTCTTGCTTGTTCCCTGCAGGACTAAAGCAACCCAAAGCAACCCTGTCAGATATGTGTGCTCCTGACCTGAAAGGCTTAAAACTGGGAGTGGATTGGACATTTTTTAAGGTGCCTGTTCTATCTCTTTCTTCCTGATGCTTTGCAGAATGAAATTTTGTAGGAATTCAGTGCAGTCAatgttctgttgcttttcatcGTTATATTTAGTCCTATAATTGGAGGGAAATATAGAGTGAAAAAACTCACTGGGATGACTTTTTCCTAAGGCAACCTTTTGAGTAGAAGTCTACTGACGGTAGGAGGAAAGGTAACAACTCTACATGTCATGGCAGTATGCTTCCTCATACCACTGTTCTTACTGGAAGTGATGCTTCTGAACTGATTCCAAAAGGgaattagtttaaaaacaaatgaggaaaattaCCATATCTATTTGGTGACAGAGCTGTAGATATTGAATAGTAATTTATCATCCCCATGTAGAAACTAGCCATGCAGGCTAATACTGCTTGGCAATTGTAATGCAACTCCACAAAGGATGGATTTCTTCCCTTCAAGGAAAATAAGGTTGTTTTTGGCTTTGCCCCAATGTGGAGGAACATCCTCTCCTCTGGAAAAGGAGACCATTCCATTTCTGTAGGGGGTGTGCCCTGCAAGCTGTTCTCTTGGAACAGGTAGCCTAAGGCAGTTCAGGGGGGCTGTTTCCCTGCCACTAGAGATGGGAGTAGGGAAGACTCCACGCGGACTGAAGTTCTGTGAGCTTGCTCACCAAGAAGAGGAGAGTTGTTACCAAAGTCTGCTCAGTTCTTTCCTCTTGTTCTCTAGGCATGTGATGCAGAAATCCTGTCCATCTGTGAGAAAGGTAAAGAGCAAAAGTTGCTAAGTCTCTTAATTTGCCTAAAGCCGTAGTGTCACTCGGTGTTTCCTCTCGTGGATGCATTAATGAGGTCTGGTTTGCTGTCCTTAAAGGCAGATGCTTAAAGAAGTCTGTCTGGACAGACTGCAGTAGCTTTGTACTATGGAAGCCCTCCTGACTGCTGAGGGTTAAAAAGCTCAGCAGTTGCAGGCTTGTCAGGTTACAATGGAAGAATGCAGTTCAGTGTGCTGAGCCTCTGTCTGTATAAAGACTGATCTGTGTTCAGTAACAGTCACTCTGTGAGCTTTAATGGTAGAAGACTTCTAAGGGAGGGACTTGTTTCACAAGGTTACATTCAGTGGGGAAGACAGGGCTAGGATTTTATGATGTATCTAGTCCTCTGCTATTTCCTTGAAATCACTGTAATGTTGTCTTTGGGGTGGCTTTGTGAGATTTTAGACTTGAGCAAAATTTAACCTGGTGAGCTGGAGGAGAGACTGCAGTGCCTGGCGTAACAGATGGCCTCTTGTGCATTGGAGCTGAGATAGCTCATAGCACTCAGGCTTTGTTTGCCTGAGTTCTCTTCAGCCTCATTACCAGCTCTTATCTTGAAACTCGTGCTTCCACATGCGTAGAGTTTTCTTAGGAGAGATGTACCACAAACATAGTTATTTTTGAAGATGCTGGAGTCAAAGAGAGTTCTTTTGAATCTGCAGAAGATCCAGTTTTTAGCAAGGTCCTGGTGCCTGACCTTGTTAAAGTGCATCTGGATTTGGTGAACCTGTATTGTTGACCTATTTCTGAGTAATGCTAAATAACTGCTTCATGCTGACTGAACACCGGTCACGTCGAGCGCATTATCAAACCACCTTTACTGTTTGGATTAACTGAGGACTAAAGAGAGAAGGCGAACTTGCCCAAAATGTAGTTGGTAATTTAGGAACCTGTTTACAAGCCTCTACCTCTGCTCTGTTGGAGCACTGAGATCTAATTAGGCCTAAGATTTTTActtatgagaagcagcagcagtctgcATGCCGCATTGTGCACTAAAGATCTTGCCTTGTAATGGCAAGTGGGGTATCTGACTTCTCAAGGGGGAGCGGTTGCTCAGCCCTTCAGTGAAGGTTGGGGAGAAAACTCACGGATGCTGTCTGTGCATTACCTGTCCTGCACTCAGCTGTGGAGTACCTGCAGAATCTGGGAGCCAGCGTGGTCGAAGTATCTCTTCCAGAGATGGAGGAAGTGAAAGTAGCCCATGCGATCTGCATTCTCAGTGAGATGAGGGACTTCCTCCAACCTGACTTCAACAAACATTTCCAGGAAATGGTAAGTAGTAGTGGCTTGGATCAGTGGCTGTAGTTGTCATGGCTGATGTAGAGCAAGTGTCTTATGTTGCTGAGAAACCTGGGGCTCTCCTGCTTTTTCTGTGACAAACCGCTTGTTGGATGACTTCTGATACCAGAGAGTAGACCTGGAAGAGAACTCCTGGGCTATCACACTCAGTTTCTTGCTATTGTTGACTGAACATATCTGAGCCCCTCAAATTGTTATGCCCAAGGTGAAACTCTTCCAGACAGCATGGAAGGCTATTAAAGCATGCCAAGGTCTGAACTTCAGTTCCTAGGGAGACACTTAGGCTTGATGGCAAGCTGATGAAGGTGGGAAAGGTGGGAGAAAAGGAGTCAGGAAGCTGCTATCTTACTTGGTGCTTACCTAAGGCAAGAAGATACGATTAACAAGCCTGGTGCAAGGAGAGCTGtgactgttttctctttcagaatttGGAGACTCGGGCTAGCCTGGCTTTGGGTTCCCAGTTCACAGCTCTGGATTATATTACGGTGAGAACATACTGCGGTGAAGGCTGAAGGGGAGGCAGTGAAACTGCAGAAGTGGGACGGTCGGTTCTCTTAAGCTCCCCATACACATGGGAAGATAGCACTCAGCTGTGGGGAAACAAGGGAATGCTCTTGCAGTGAAGGTGGGGAAAATGGTGGGGCACCACAGAGAATGCGTCACCTGGGCTGATGTACTGCATGTTGATTCCAAAACGCAGCAATAGCGTTCCCTTTTGCAAAGGCACGGGCTCATATGGGCAGAGGCAGTTGTCTTTGGAGATGAGCCGCATGAACCAAGACAACCTCGTCAGACAGTAATCTCTCTGCTTGCAGGCAAATCGACAGAGAACTCGCAGCATGAGGTTTTTGCGAGAGATCTTCACCACTGTGAACTGCATACTTACACCAGGTATTGGCAGTCTTGGCCGAAGAGCTGCTCCCCAATGAGAACAGTCACTCCCTTAGCTCTTCCTCTCCAGCTTAAAGAGTGTAACTTTTATGCAAGGACTTCATTGTGCCTCGTGCGTCTGAAAGAAAATGGGGCCTGGTTAAAATGACTGCCGTGTATTTCTATACTTGCTGCCTGTGTCTAAGGCAGTCACAAAACTCCCTTTGGGTAGTTGGAACAGAAGGTGCAGAGTCAGCAGTTGTACAGGAGAGACTAGACATTGACTTATGTACCAAGAACTTCCACCCTCGATGCTGACGCTCCTTGAGCAGGAGGGCTGGACAAGATGACTTCtggagctcccttccaacccaaaccattctgtgattcctccACAGCTATTGCTTCCACTGCCCCGAGGATCCACGAATCTGACCTTCTGACTGGGAGCAGCAATATTTCATTCACAATGAGGTCCATGAGGTAAGAAGAGTTGCAGCTCGCACTTTGCAAACAAAAAATTTGGGAAAAGCTGTAGACTAGGTCTACAGACTTGAGGAGTTCGGACTGTAGAGTGGGGAAGATCAGTTCCTGTCTGCTTCTTCCCCAAAATACGCTGACTTTGCTCCTGCCCCAAGGCAGGAATGCTGATGACAGCTTTTCCCCCAGGTTCATGCAGCTTGGTAACTTCACTGGGATTCCAGGCCTCGTTGTTCCTGTTGGTTATTCTACTGTTGGGCTTCCTATTGGCTTCCAGGTGAGCACTGCTTGTTGTGAATGCTGGGTCACAAAATCCCCAGCTGGCTCTGTCCTGAACACCTATAACCAGGTTCCTCCTGTAACCTAACAAGTTGTCAGATACTATTAAGCAGTTTTTAACTTCTGAGTGAGGAGATTTGCCTCAAAGAGTAACTCACTTCTGAATGCCAGATGGACTCTTCAGGCATCCGGAGATAGACTTCTCCTTGTCCACTGGTATCCGTACCCATTATTTGTCACtactctttcctctcttttccttatGTCTAAGTTTGGTAATTTAAttctttcttgctctcttctctcttaAAATAGGTCTAATGTAATTGGAAGTACCATACATGTTAATTAAGCCTCTGAGCCCCCTTTTTCCCAAATACAGTGGTGCCATATTTGCTAGGGTAAAAGGGAGAAGCACGTGTCCTCTTGATGCTGCTGGGAAACAATTTTGGCCACGTTTTCCTGGGCTTTCAATCACTGTATGTGATgatgctacttttttttttttctgtctctctcttctcccaggtcATGGCAAAGTGGTGGGATGAAGCTGTTCTTCTGAGGATTGGCCTGAAGCTAGAGCAGTTTCGTCACCAGACCAAAAAACCATCCATTTATTATGACGTCCTTGCATGACGGAGTGATTAAGATGGGGAATaagtcttctttttcccctcgTCTGACCTGGCCAAATACTAGAGTGGACTTGTTTTCAATGTTTAACTGAATAAGGTTTAGCAGGAGGCCCCTTGGAGAAATGGGGAAGAATACTGTTCAAAGCAGGCGTTGTTGCTGAGCAGAAATCAGTTCTGCTCCGTTCATTCTTGGATGGTCCAGCTTATACTGAGGAGACCAGTGAGGAACAAGCTAGtatatttgtgtttctgtcaGGAGAGGAACCTGCAAGTATCTTCTGCAACCTTTTTCCGTGTCCAGGTCCCATGTAAAGATGGGAGACAGCTGCAGCTACAGGGCTGTGTGTGGAAAGCCACAATCTCTAAACCTTAAACGTTCTCACAAAACTCCTCCTGCCGCTGGATTAAACCTGGAAATGCTGTAGAATAGCTCTTCAAGAGCCAGCTATTTTGAGCAGGTGTGTGGTACTAAAAGCAGAAGTGCTACTGAGCTGCCCCAGGAGTGGACCCTGGGTGCAGGAAATGAGTTGCATGAAGccacagtgcagcacagagcctgctcTAGATAAGGAGTCAACCTCCTCTTATCGCAAATGAACTTCTGGAAATAATCAAGGTAGAAAAAGATGTTGTATTACATAAAATATGACATCACAGCAAGAACAGCTGGAGAAGGCTCTACTTGTACGGGAACAGGCCCTAAAGCCACACTACTGTTTCAGTGGAAGTCCCCATCTTGCGTCCTGCTTACACCACTATGGACACATCAAAGATTAGAGGAGACCTAAGAGTATTCCAAAATGAATCTAAATGCTTAGCTTTAGTTGATTAGCTTAGCGTTGATGCTTAGATGAATGTCTTGTTTCCCACCTCATCAACTATCAAAGAGAAACTGGGCTTTAATTTGGCTGTGGGAGAAGCTGTCTTACAGATGGGAACAAAATGTTGAATTCTTACTtagctgggaaggaaaaaaggaacagaaagtaGTTGCAGTCTGGGAAAAACTCGGTgcagttggttttgtttcttgttgttttttgttataCATATCCACTCTTAAAACAGAGGTAGCACTTTACTAATGCCTGAAGGTTCCAGTCAGATAGCATCTGAATGGAAGAATGTCATATTACCCTCTTCATAAGTACTTGAGTCAAAGCATCAAGATCAGCTGCTAGCAGCATCCACACTTAACTAATGATGGTTGATACTGTGTCTTTAATCTTCAAGGCCTTTGTGATACTGCTGTAAATGTCACTTCATTAGATTCTACCACAGTTCAACTTTATGAAGAACagattattaaaagaaaaatatttcctctacTATTAGTAATTTCTTAAACACTCAAAACAGCTGAGAGTGAATGCCAAAATGCATTGTATGGCAATGGGAGAGCTGGTAAGTCTGACAAGAATAAATTTCTTCAGGAGCACCTCTGCTTGAAGGAAAGGGCTGAGTGCTCTCTAATTTAGTTCAATTACTCAAGGGAGTAGAGATGGCAAGAGAAAACAGATAGCTAGCCTAACCTAGCAAGATGGTATTTCGAATCCTTTTTTAAGTGATGCACTCCTTAAAATTGTTAATCCAAGATTTAGTTCATTCTCTGGGTGGAGCTGGGTGGGGAGCTCAAGTTGCTATGAAGAGGGATAGGAGCTAAAGGAAAGAAGGGTTTCTTTAGAATACATACTTAGATGCTGCTAGCCCTGGCAAGGGAACTGAAAGCTTTTGCTGACCAACAGCAACGTACTCTGCTTCTCAGCACATtacttcttccccttccctaaATTGGTGTAACGGCAGTGCACTTCCACTGCAAGTCTTCTTCCCTGGAGCTGAGGTTTCCAAATGAACTGCCCATACTGGTGAAAGCCccattttgttttcccctgGCTCTTCGCTCGCTCGTGTTTTAGAGAAGACCGGTTCCTGATTAACAGCAGTTCCATCCCCGCAGCGTGCCACAGCGAGCCAATTGTGTGAGCAAAGCAGACACAGTGACCACACACACAATCCTGTTGCTTCACATAGATATATGTATGGGTATAGATATACGGTATATACACACTGAGCTggtttttttatatatatatatatataaaataacacCTTGTTTATAAAGCGACATTTAATTGCCACTGGTTCCCTTCCCACCCCACAAAAACAACAgtatacaaaatataaaatattttaaatatttataaacgccgcaagaaaaaaaatagaactgtacgaaaatatttttttctgaggttccctccctgccccgtggggaggggaggagaaggggtACACATTTGGCAGGCCTAGTGTGCCTTGAGTCCATAGTTGTTAAGTGGATAGGAATATGCCCTGCCTAATACTATCCGGTCCCGGAGGAGCTTAAATAAGACATAATAATTGCAGAAAAGGATGAGGGCCATGGAGAGGGTATGGTTCCACTTCTCTGAACGCAGCAGTGAGTAGAGCTGGTAGCAGACCACGCTGCCTTCGATGAGAATCAGCAAGTTGAGCAGCCGTAATGGACGGTGGAAAAGGAACTGTGGACAAATAGGTAAAAAGCAGATGTATCATTTTTTGCCACGTTAAAGCAGGTGCGTAATGCTGTCCGGTGCCACTGAGCTGGGCAGAAGTGTTTGTATTCCAGCCACCACTAGCTGCTACTTAGGGAAAGCGGCATAAGAAACAAGGCACGTAAATTGTCATTTTCCTTAAGGAGGGGAGGACTTGTAAAGTAAGCTATGGGCCAGCTGACATGCCTTCCTATTTTACTAGAAGATGTTCTGTTAGCTACAGTCCTCTTAAGAACATCGTAATGTCTGATGAGAGAGCTGCATCACCACGATGAGAAGATACTGACAAGGCAGCCACTACTTCCGTCTTGACCAGACATCTGAGTAATACCGGGATGGGAAAACCCTGCTGCTAAGAACAGGCGTTTTGTTTAGCACCAACAGACTGCTGCCCAGCATCAAACTATTCTGCGcaatctgctctgctgcagctagGTTTAAacctctcctccctcccatgGCTATGACACAACAAGAGAAGAGATACTTGCATAAAAGCGGGCATGGGACACGTCGGAAGGCACTGCTACATTATAAGGCCCAACTGCTTTATACAGGCATCGGCTCCGTCGCACCAGTACTCCTTGTGGCCATATTGTGTTTTCTGAccagctgcaggaaaagaatGCCAGAGCATTAGCACGagggaaagcaggagagaggaTGCTCTTGACTCACTGACCGCATCTTGAAAAATACTAAAGCCTCTGCGACAAGCATGTGTCCCCCACTCCCACTTGAAAAACGCAGAGGCGAGGTGCTCACAAGCTCACCAGGACTTGGCCTGGGCAACGTGAAGAAATGGTTCCCCGTGCAAGAACCTAGCCCACTACGCTGGAGGGGCCACCCCTGCTCCCATGCGACTGCTCCAGCGGCCAAGAGCATTTGTTTCTGGGAAGAAACCAGCACTTGACCAGAGAAGCTTGGACAGCTTTCTAGAGCAGACACTTCTGTTTCCTGGGAACACAAAGATCAGAGTTGCATCTACTACCTGTGGCACTGTGAGGAGTGTAGAAGCTTCCTCAGTAGATAAGCAAGTATCAGCAGTGCTCATCCACCAGAATGTCTCATCAGCCCCTTGCTGGGCAGGCCAagccctccccatccccacactCACATATGCTGTGGAGCATTGCTGTAGGAGCCGTGTTCTAGTTTCTGCCACTTGCCAAGGTGGGCAGCCGATCTGTGGAGCAGGTCACAGTACttgggaggcagcagctgagtGGTGAGCATGACAAAGGCATTGATCCACACCATGATGAGGTGCTCACAAGACCAGCGCATGTCGTAGTACTGCGTGCTCTGCAAAGAGACCGGACAAGAGCTTGGCACCACTGCCACTAAGCAGAGGAGGGAATGACAAGGGACGTACTGCATGTGCATCCAGCAGACCCACACCACACATTACAGGCATGCGCTTTTGGACCGGTGATTTCAGAGGGTTACAGCTTAGGAAACACTCAAGGCTCCCTTCTCCTTGACCTGAAGGAGAAAGGGCAGGGGCATgatgctgcagctggtgcaTCTCCTCCTCTAGCAGCAGATGACAGGAGGGTCTGCTTGCCACAGAACTGCTTCAGGAGCACCAGTTGCACCAGGACTGCTACATGGATTGTGGAGCCCTGCCCACTTCATTACACCAACTGGAGCTCATACAAAttagaaaaagacaagaaatacaACCCCCGCATTGACAAGGGGTTCTTGGGTTTAGGCTCCCAAACATTCTAGTTGGCTCTGCTTTCTAGCAGGCTGAACACCAAAGCCTCTGATCCAAGCACTCAAAACCCAGGACGATGTTGGATCTGAGACAGGTAACGACAAGTGCCCTTTTCTACGAAGAACACTGCTATCCATCTGcctggggcagggggggggagaaggggagtTAGTAAGTGGGGTGATGGGACTAGAGGTGCATCACATTTATGGCAATACCTATCCGCCAACCAGGAGCAGTACTAGTGCACTCCGGATGCAGCCATGCTCCGCTATCCGGGCTGCCAAAGgggagacagagaaaagggGAATTAACCAAGAATCTGGCCCGGCAGCAATTCACACAACATTCAGAAGGAGGCGGCAGACAGGGGCACAAGAGAACCAAACAAGAGCTACCTTGACAAAACACAGTGGCAGGAAGGCCACATAGTAGGCACTGAAGAGAGAGTTGAAGAGAACTTCCTTGATCCTGCGGTTGAAGTCTGCTTTTAGGCACTCCACCTCATTGCGGATGAGATCTGGGGAGAGGGGGCAGCTGTGGGTAGGGATAGATGTAGGATTATTGAACTGTTCTCTCAAGGATTCCCACAGGAGTGAGAGGAAATCTTTGGGTTTGACCAGGCTGCTGACAGCTGAAGCCCCATCATCCACCATCTGATCCTGTACCAAGTAACCACAGTCCGCAGGTaggggctgtgctctgctgtcctGGTGGAAGCAGCATAGAGGAACATAAACACCAAACCtgtggggaaagaaggaagaaagaagggcTGAAATGGCAGACAtcccaaaacaaagcaggagcCACCTTCGAGAGGGACACCGCGTGAAACAAATGCCCAACTCAAAAAACTGTGCAAAGATGCTTCTTGAAATACCACTCGCGGAACAAATGATCTCAATGGCTCAGCTGCCGTCTGCAGCAAAGGCCTGTCATGCAAATAGTGTGCTGCAGGCAATTTGCTTCATAAGGTCAGGGCCCCTCCCCACATCATCCGCTAGCTACTCCTACTTCCCCTTTATTCGTAAGATGAGGAGATTTTTGTCTGCCTGTGTTTTAGGGACAGATTACAGCTCTGGTTCCCATAGTGGCTCACCCCCAGGCAGCTATGCTCCCCCTGCCCTAAAAGTACAAGGGATCGTTACTCACGGGTAGCCCAAGAAGAGAAGATTGAGAACGGAATGGCTGCGGAAGAGGTTGACTAGAGTCCAGCAGAGTACCCAGCCACAGAGGGTGAGTAGCACCAGGCGCACCATGTAGTGAATCACTGACGTTGCGCCCACCTGAGAGGCCTACAAAAAGAGAAGATACGTTCAGCAGCCCTACTGCACTAGTGTTCAAACACAAGCACAAGGGGGTGcctggagaggaaaagcagtgagAGGGTGCCAGGAAGTACACTGTGAGAGGGATGGCCACCCTCTTCCTCCCAGAAGTAAAGGAGAAACTCCTTGACGCCACGTTTGGGAGAATCCAGAAGATTCACGAATAAGCACAAGTTCTAGGGCATGACTAAAATAGggcccttaaaaaaaaaaaaaaaaagaaaagaaaaagagctgcaaagtaaaaaagatttttgctcAAGTCCTTTAATGCTCTGATGATATTCCAGCATAGCctgaaaagcatttcctcttgctgtttcttttgcaaAGATCACATTTTGGCATTCATTTTCCTCAAGAACCGGCTATCATTGCTCTCTGTTGAGGGAAGAGAAGATGGTGCACATATGCAATCCATTAGGATTTCCACCATTCATCTCTACTGGGTATACCAGGCTGCAGTCTAAAGAGGAGGAACCATCTTCAAAAGGGCAGCAAAACAGCCTGTTCCAGTCTTCAAAAGGGAGATGGCAAACTGAGCTATGGAAAGATTCTTACTGATTATAGCCAATAGATGGGATGTGCAAGAACTTGCATGGAAGgtttcaaagcagaaatttcagTCTCTGGGAGGCTTTGTGGAGGATGGGAACATAAATGACAATGGCacaaatcagaaatgaaagatcTTCTGAGATCCCACCTTCTCTGTTCACCCATTCAACAGCACTTACTGTTGggagtttgtttttaaaactagtTGCTTAGTCTGGAATTGTATTAACTGTTTCAGTGGAGAAGCTGCCATTTTCCTCAAAACAACCTTTATCAAACATAAACTTGGCCAGATTCTGCTCTCACAAACACAGAGTGCGTCTCAAAATCTAAGCTCACATGACCAGATCCTCAGAATTACTGAGTAACCAGGAGTGGAAGAGCAGTTATGCCAGCTATTCCTATTTCACCTTAGTGTACTCAGATGTCCTCCTTCTGATGTTTCCCTTTGATCTCCTGTTCACTTTTCTAGTCTTTGCTAACCTATTTGCCATTCTGCTACCTGACTTGCAATTCTCTCGGCCGCTTCTCTGGCACAAGATAATAAGCTACAGTATTGTGCCTTCAGGGATACAGAACCCAGTGGGAACATTTCATCTCCTTTTAGCTGCAAAGCAACAGGACTATCCAATAGTGCAGGACATGAGTGGTCTCAAGGATAGAAGTTCTGTGACAGCAGGGCACCCCCAAAATCTTAGACTTTCACAGTCAGACTTCTTCTGGAGGAAGAAATGCTCCAGCTCTCCAATTTTCTGAACTTTCTAAGGATGTTGTGCTCTGCAATCAGTACTAAAGGCAGGAGAGGGAACAGTGGGAACATTACCTCAGAGATGAGGGCCCACACGAGCCTCCGCGCCAGCATCACTGTGATGAACGCCGCCAGGTGGTAGTCAATAAGGTGGAAattctgaagaaggaaagagaaaaggtcTTCACCAGGGGAAGGGACTCTGAAACCACCCAGCTGGGGTGGGACTGGAAAGCTGGCTGCTGAAAGCGTTAGTATCTTAGACAGGCATGCCCCAAATCTCTCTATTAGGGACACAGgagaagtgagaaaaacaaGTAACACAGGAATGTCTCCAGAGGTAAGATCTTCCacacatgaggaaaaaaaaaatccagccaaaGGCAGGTATTTTGAGGGTCAAGAGAGCTCTAGGACCAGGATGCTACTGTGGAGAACGGCCTGCAAGATCTCCTGGGAAAAGCCACCAACCAACCACAGCAAGGGCAGCCAAGCCCAGAGTCCTGCACACGAGCTCACTGTAGCCCTTGGTCTCAGAAACAGGCTGTAGTGACCACGAGCGCTCTCCGATAATCAAAGTGATGCGAGAAATGTCATCTGCATAGGCCACAGATCTGTATTAATATTGATTCTGGCTGCATCAAATTAGCTACAGCTCTTGGACCCCTTACaatttttcagtgaagtcaTCAAATGTGTTCTGGCTAGAACAGTTAGCTGACTCTGAATAGTGCTGTCTGGGAAGGAAATTTTGGGTATGTGAGAATACTCTACTTTTGGGAATAGGTGTAAGtccataaaatgttttcaggtaGGAAAACTAactgaatgctttttcttcaatgAAAGACGTGTGCAACATTGCATAGGTGAATTTGAAACTGATAGCTGGAGAACTGGAACACCAGCACCACCTGTCTGCGTAGTTAACTAAGGAACCGCCTCACGTTCCAATGCAAGAAGACCATACGAATTAAGGACCATTTCAGAAGTTAGATTTACACAGTCAAGGTTTGCTGACTCAGGTATAAGTCActgagccagaaaaaaaaaaaaaagaaactaaggAGACTGGAAGATATACAGCAGCTGAGAATCCGACTCCCTTCCCAACTCCTCTGCTGCTGATCTGTTGTGAGATATTAACAAAAACTTCCATCATCCCTCCTCTCAGGCTCCTTTGTTTCCATTGGGAAGAGGCACTcacagcaggaggcagaaggCTCCTGGAGACTCAGCTCCATTTCAGAATGTAGTGGC
The Numida meleagris isolate 19003 breed g44 Domestic line chromosome 1, NumMel1.0, whole genome shotgun sequence genome window above contains:
- the TMEM39A gene encoding transmembrane protein 39A, whose protein sequence is MPGGRRGPSRQQLSRSALPSLQTLVGGSCGNGTGLRNRNGSAISLSAPPITALITPEPVRHCRIPDLPLDGSLLFEFLFFIYLLVALFIQYINIYKTVWWYPYNHPASCTSLNFHLIDYHLAAFITVMLARRLVWALISEASQVGATSVIHYMVRLVLLTLCGWVLCWTLVNLFRSHSVLNLLFLGYPFGVYVPLCCFHQDSRAQPLPADCGYLVQDQMVDDGASAVSSLVKPKDFLSLLWESLREQFNNPTSIPTHSCPLSPDLIRNEVECLKADFNRRIKEVLFNSLFSAYYVAFLPLCFVKSTQYYDMRWSCEHLIMVWINAFVMLTTQLLPPKYCDLLHRSAAHLGKWQKLEHGSYSNAPQHIWSENTIWPQGVLVRRSRCLYKAVGPYNVAVPSDVSHARFYFLFHRPLRLLNLLILIEGSVVCYQLYSLLRSEKWNHTLSMALILFCNYYVLFKLLRDRIVLGRAYSYPLNNYGLKAH